The Corvus cornix cornix isolate S_Up_H32 chromosome 6, ASM73873v5, whole genome shotgun sequence genome includes the window TCTGCTCATGAGATCCTACCAGGCAGGCTGCTTCCTATAGCCCagacagggaaactgaggcagggagggctgcTGGGATTCAGGGAGCACGGGAAGGTGGCAGTAGACTTGTCCCAGCTGCACCATCACAGCTGAGCCACAGGGAAATTCGCTTGTCTACCAAGCATGAAGCCCCTGTGCAGACCACTCCCATGGGACTGGGGTCACAATCCCTTCACCATATGGGAGGGATGATCCTGAGAGGGCACCGACTCCTGGCTTTGCTCCTGCAGACACAGGCTCAGGCTCATGCAGACCAGGCAGGGTTCTCACTCTGCACCCACTGGCCCTGAGGATGCCCCACAGGGTGCTCTGCCCTCCAGGCCTTCTCCAACCAGGCTCCGTCAGCTACACCCCAGCAGCCCTTCCCTCACGCTCCGCACCACGCCGACGTCACCCCGGCCATTAATAGCACTTGGTTAATTAATTTgatgggaacagcagggacCACACTTTGCATTTAGTGAACTTCCGAGAACTTCCAACCTCATCTTCATAATTGGCCTCATAAATTCgaggaaagagagaaatcaGCAAAGCCAGAGAAGcgcaggaggcaggagaggcCCTGCACGCGGGAGGGCGGGCGAGTGCGTGAGAAGTGACTCTATTTGGTGtccttatttaattttattgcaCAGATCCATCTTCGCCCGCCCCCTCCCTGCCTAGCCCTCTCTCTCCCGCTCTCCCTGCTGAGTTCACCTAATCATGATAAATTCATATtcatttccctgcctgctccgACGGGGGGAGCAGCGGCTCCCCTACATTCACGCAGCCATGCTGCCATTAGCAAATATTTACTCATGAATACAAAGTGCCAGAGTTAGAGGCCAAACTaccctccctgcccccctttttccccagccccctcccacccctgcaCCAGGATTTGCAGGACAGCTAAGGATGGGTGGCCTTCCCACAGGGTagggagcagggtgggaagagCTGCCTAATGCccagagctttttcttcttccagagtttttcttccttttcaataAAGGAGGCAGAGAGATGCTCGTTGGGGGACAGGAATTGCCTGACACCCTAATCTGGACTCACCTTCAGGGTGCAGGGATGGCAGGGTGGCAGGCTGGGAGCAAGGGATGCTACGGCAGAAGCTGAGGGCCTGTCCCAGCTCCATGACTTTCCACTCGGTCTCTaagtgctgctgcattttgttttatttttaattttcaggatGATCAGACCCACAgtcagggagagcaggagggggtgtgctggggaggggggaataGCTGAAGCtccttcctgggaagcagaacCAGGCTATACTTTGCTAGAGACGCTTAAAACCGTGTTTGCTCTCCCCAACTGCACCCATCCTGGGGATTTAGCACCCACCTCTTCCCACAAACCCAGGTGCCCCGTCCCTTGTACCTTCTTCCCAAGGGTGACATCCCGTGGTTTAGAAGAGGCAGGAGGTGTGCTGTGACAAGCGTGTGGTcaggccctgccctgctgcaagGGCAGCGATTAGAGGTGTAAAGAGGAGCAGGTGTGgggcagctctgtcccctctgcccagggcagggctgaatCACAGCGGGCaacacagcccagcccctcaTGTTTCTCCCCTTGCACCAGGATGAGGGAGAAGTGGGAGCCTGCAGCATCCAGAAATGCCacccccagctgctctggacaagCTCCATGTCGTGCTCCTTCACCTCCTGCCCCTTTCAACCCCCACAGCTACACCGAGGGGAAATGGGCTTTATCCATCCGTAGCCCACCTGGCTGCAGTTAGCCACAGGAGGGCCCTCTGCCCCCTCCAAAGAGCCTGGGCAGGGAtgtgtggggtgggaggggacGGACAGACACCCGGCTCATTCCCTCACAGAGCGGGGGACTGGTGGGATTTCTGCCCCAGTGGCCTCCACATGACACCAATGTACTAGGGCCACCCCCCCTGACATTTCCCAAGGGACTGGGCACAAAGTCTTGCTCCTGAGGAGCCCTGACCCCACACATCCCcatgtccagcctctccctAAGTAAAAGCAGGACAAACAGCAGGGTCAGGCGCTGCTGCAGCACCCCTTCAGCACCTGCCTGTGAACTGTGGCCCTGGAGGAGGGGATGACAAAGGAGAAGGAGTAgggagccagcagtgccatATTTCCCATGCCATTACTGATGTCTTCAGCACGTGGCCCCACTGAGAGAGGCAGCCCCGgccctgcagaagcagcttgCCCTGGCATCCAGAGCTGGAGGCAAACCTGAGCTCATCAAGGCACAaaactgagcagctctgcactgagcCCTGCATTCTGCTTCAGCCCAGGCAGAAAAAGTCTCATGGCCTGTCAGACATAAGGCAGCCTCCCCATCTAACCTTGCTGTGGGACAGGACTATCCCCAGCCCTGGACAAGGCCAGATGTGGTACTGCCCAGCCAAAGCTGGCTGACTGTAAGGATGGGGACCCCTTTCCCTGAGGGGTGGTCcctgggctgcacagccctcctGGGGACAAAGAATTCGCCCTGGACCTGACAGGCCCCTGGTCCGAGGCTgcctcccctctgctcctggaTAACCCAGCTCAGTTCTCGCTGCCCCTGTGCCTCAGCAGCCCCTGTCCTCCAGCTTCTCCATCTCCCTTTCAAGCCAAtcattcctgctgctcatcTCCATGTGCACCCTTGACTTCCAGGATGTTCACATTCCCCTTGGATAACTAAAGCATTTCCTTGCTCAGGATTCTGAGCTGTGTTCCAGGCAGAGAACAGGACACAGAACAGCAGCCAACTCCCACATGCTCTACTGTTTGAAGAATATGAAAAAGCTGACAGCAATCCTTTCCTGACTCCACACCTGAAGAAAGAGCTCAACCCAAGGCTCAGAGCTCAAGAATCGCTCCTTTCTCTGGGAACAGCCAATCCCAGCTCAGCCATGTGGCCAGCTGGATGCCAGGACAGAGGATGGTATGGAAGGATGGTGGCCAGCAACTCCCTGCCCTGAGAGCCAGAAGTGCTGGTCCAACAGTGTGACAGTCTGCACTGCATGTTCTCCACCTCCACTGCAACCAGAGAAATGGgccagcacaggaggagctCCTGCTAAGCCACAGGAGAAAGTCCCAACAGTTGCAGTGCAGAGAGCAAAAAGACACAGATAccaagggaaaagagagaagggaTTTATTGATTACACTTCAAATTTCAAAGCACCAAGACAGGCCAAAAGACATTCATTTCCCTCAGGTGTCCCAGCACAAATGCCACTGCTGGGGTCTGGGCCACCCCAGCAAAGCCCCAGCCCTGGTGAtgcccagcagccacaggacaCCTGGTTTGCGCCTGCCCTAGCAGCAAACGTGCAGCTTTGTCTTGCTATGTGCAACAGGGCCAGATCCCCCACAAGGGAGCAGGAGCCCCGGGGTCCTGGCACAAGAGATGCCCACCGTGGCACCTCTGCCAGGAGCAACCACTGCAATACCTGTAACAGACAGAGCACTCCACAACTCTGGGAAATTCATCTCCACAATATAAAATAGTGCAGGTttcctgagaaataaaattcactCCCATGGAACAGGTGGGACCAGCCACAGGCACATGcatacacaaacacatacacactTTCCCTGATCAAAGACCAGATGACTCCATGGcttccacacaaaaaaaaaggaaaaaagctttgctttgcCCAAATTAGAACTTAACTATTTCCTTGTGTTTCTCTCTGTCTCCATGACTCctacagacagacacacagccctgctgggttACATTCAGTGCCATTACATTCAAATCCTTCCTGAGCACAGCTCCCCAAGCTGTGAGTTCTGTTCCTCTCCTGCACTGAGAGGAAATGAGTTCTTGGGCCAGACCAGGGCTCTCAGTAAATCTGGAGGATCCCCAGCACACAAGGCTGGGAGCAAGCAGGCACAGCACCTCAGGTCCCTACATCTATTTCAAGGCTTAGCTGGCACCAGAGAAAGCTGGTGGCAGTCACAgcagcctggccctgtgcagTGGGACCCACCAAGGGACACATCAGCTCAgacaggacacagcagcagcacaggttAACTGCTTGGCTTGTgactcctgcagcagcagctgccagcagtaGTGAGAAGGGGGAAGGCCCGTCAGAGAGCCAAGCTAGAAGCTGTTACCTTCATTCACAGCTCAGGACAGAAATTTTGGAGTGTCAGTGCTTAGACACAGAGGAAGATGCATCCCACTTCCCTTGTTCCCAAGCACTGTCAGGGGCTGGATCACAAGGTTCTGCAGCCCAGTCTTCCAAAGCCGGGAACAGCAGGGCCAGGGTAGCTGATGGGCAGTGAGTCCTTCTGGTAGTCGCACCAAGACAGCACTTCCAGTGTGGTTCCAGcccacagcctctgctgaaGAAGCCACAGAGCTCTACCCAGCAGCCAGGCCTCAAGCTTGCAAGGAGCCCCAGTTTGCTGGGATATGTTCCTCAACCTGCAGgcaccacagagcagcactggggaaatCAGATCCttcaaaacagcagcacagcagtgagcCCAGTCTGACAACCAGGCATCACCAGTCTCGTTCCGAGGGCTCCCGGtagggcagccccagctgaaTGAAGACATCTCTCTCAGTGGGAGTGGGCAGAGTGTGGCCAGACGACACCTTGGCACCCCCAGGGCCTCGCACCACGGCCGAGCTGAGCGCGTGCTCCGACAGGCTCATGCCCTTGGTCTTGGCCAGGGCGCGCATGGAGCGGTTGAAGTGAGCCGAGCCCGTGAAGTAGAGCAGGGCACAGGCGAACTCCTGGTATGGCACCACGATGATGTCGAGGCGGCGGTGACGCTGCGCTGGCCCGGGCAGGCGGCACACGCCCAGGTACTTCTTCTGATCACCATTGTCCTCCTGACTCACCAGGTCATCTGTAAGGAAGCCTGGGGAGAGAGAACAGGCCAAGAGGAGCTGAACGGTAGAGACTGACACCTCCATGCTGAACTCCCCActgcccagagagcagcagagatgtctCATAACGCGCTGTGGGACCCCAGGGATAAcgtgctgagctgcagcactaTTCCCTCCTTAACACTACAGCTGAGCCAGGTCCATGGGCAGTAATTTTAAGGACTAACAAGGTGTCCTATCCTTGGGAAAAGTGATCACCTATCCGTCAATGAATGCCATCCACCTCACTGCCTCCTCACCTTGGCCATTCTAAAAGCAGCTTCCCCACCCTCTTACCGCTCCTGTGGAGGCTGTCGAGCAGCTTGTTGAACACCCCACGGTGAGACTGCCCATCCGGGTGAGTGACCAGCACATCCACATCTCCACAGGTGGCCTTTCCCCGACGGTAGGAGCCACAGGCCACACACACGAGGCCAGGCTTCAGGGCCAGGGCAGCTTGTCTGACCTTCAAGAAAGAGGGATGAGGAGTCAGACACCAGCCTCTTCATGCCCATTCCATCACGGCAGCAAAGGATCTTGTGCCTGCCTTAAGACCTGTCCTGCATCTCCAGAGTCTCCATACACTTGACAGGCATGGCACACTGCCCCACCAAGAAGGCTGGCCTGCTGTCAGGCAAGGAGTGAGCCAGGGTGGCCTCCACCCCGTCCTGCCAACACCCAGCAGAATGCCACACTATCCAGTGATTGACCATCACCTTGTGGGAGCACTGGATTGGGACAAGCAGGAAGATGCAGCACTGCTAAAGGGGCAAAGTACTGCAAAGCTTTCAGAGCCTTCCGTTTCTGAGACAGCAAGAGGTAAGAGGTTTTTCAGCTGCCCTACAGGCACAAGGCttgccagctctgcccacaaAGAGAGTAAGTTCAACAGGTGATAGTCACAGGTCCTGTTTCAAAAACAGGGATGGGCTCATGAAGTGTCCCCAGCAAGACCCAATACAGCAGAAAATCTGTGAGTACCCCTTGGGGTTCATTTCTGCCGAGACTTCTGCCTCTGCAGGAGAGCTAGGCTTCCTGACCCAGAGAAAGCACAATTGTCTCAGCATTTTATGTTTGGATGCCAACACGCTGCTGCCAGCAATCACACACATAATCAGAACTTCTCCTATTacagtcttctccaggctggaccCCAGCTCCTGTTTTGTGCAGACAGTGCTAACTCTGATGGCTTCATTCATTACATGTTTAAGAAAGGCTCCCAAGTCCCTGGACAGGCCTAAAGTATTCTTGGTCTGATTGTGCCAATCACCCTGCTGGCAGCAAATAATGAGGGGCTCAGCAATTCCCAGTGATGAGGCCATCACAGAGGCTGGGGTTCAGCAAGGCAGTGTCTGTGCCCACAGCCCCTTGTCACTCTTGGGGATCATCCTTCATTAGCAAGAGATAAACCCATTAACCTTTGCCCCAAAGGTGCTCCAAGAAGCCACAAGCCTTTCTCATGCGGAGCAAGCCCTCCTCTGGTGTTCTTGCCCCCCTTCTGGCTTTAAATGAAGATTTCTAGAAAACTCCCAGCCCCACCCAAGAGCCTAAAAGCTCCTCAGATCTCACTGTGACAGGCAGCACAGACAGTGACTAATCCCTCATTCTCTCTCCTGGGCCTGGATcagaggagtgtgtgtgtgtatggagGGGAGCACAGTAATCCCATCAAGATAACAATAGACCCACTCCCAAGAGccagctcctcagcccagcCTGCCTGGGAAAGGGACCACTCACCACCAAAATGGCTAATCCGGCACACAGGACTGACACcccagcaggagcctggcaggagGGTATTCTTCGTGGCCAGGCCCTGTGGCCGAGTGACAGGGTCAcactggctgctgcttccatgGTGACTGGAGAGCACAGGGATAGCAATGACAGTGTGCTCCCCAGGCTCTCTGCTCACATTAGGGTACACTGGCTTAGCACCCCATAGTCATGGAGTGCCAAGGGATCCTAGAGCAGCACTCGTTTGCAGCCTGGATCCCCTTTGCTTCCAGCAAGGATATCCACCCTCTGTCCTCTGACTGACAACTGGATCACAGGGTGCTCACAGCTTCCTTTGGAGAAGCAGCACCAGGGAGACCTCAGCTGAAAGCAGACATTCCAGACATGATGAgaggcaggaaagcagagctgggaacctGCTTATCCATGCCACATGCAgcctttttcaaagcagtgtgTACAACTGAGCCCTGTGAAGTATCCTCCTCCTTGCCAGGCACTCACACTGAACTTTCTTATGGGCCAAGGTAGGTGCCTTGTGTGCCCATGCCCAGAAAGGGTCCCCCAAGCACTGACCCCACTCAAAGGAGAGGCTGAAGAGCTCAGCTGTAACACAAGGGCCATTTTCACAGCGTCTACCTTCCTGTCATGTCCCAGCAAGTACTGCACTCTGAGGGCCTGGGGCCAAGCTACTCACAGTCTGCTCtatttctgcagcttcctcccGAGGCATGCGCTCCAGGAAATCCGTGTAGTGCTTCAGTCCCACAGCCTGCTGGCTGGTCAGAGTGGCCTTGGTGCGGATGTCATCCAGTGTCCGGAAACCCTAGTGCAGACCATGAGCTGATATTCAGACACCTACCAAGACTTTGCTCTTCACATACTTTCCACCAAGATTTGGGGAGATTGTATTTAGCCTGTCTCAAGCTTCTGAGATCACATGTAGAGAACACTTTAGGTTCCTAAAAGAAGGGATTTTGGCAATCCTACTACCCATTCACATCTCTAATCTCCACCCCTTCTCTGACAGAAGGCTACTGCTCCTAAGGCATGGTGTCCCTACAGCCTGAAGGAAAACACGTACTGCAAGTAAAGGAACACATACAATATCCCAATGAGGGAAAGCCAACAGCATGAACACAACCATATTTTTAAGACAAGCAAGAATCCAGTCACAAACCAAACACTACAGGAAACCAGGCTTCATCAGCTCGTACTCAGGAGAcaaactgcttttaaagaagGAACCCATCCAGTGCACTGGGCTGCTCCTATTGGCACAATTATTTCAATCTCACTTTTACAACTTCCAGACAAGATGGATGGCTGCTCTGACAGCTACAGGCCAACAGCCAGCAAGTGCATCAGGAGCTTTCATGGACAAGATGCCCTGATTCAAGCCTGGCTCTTAGCAATGTCATTACCATGACTAGTGTGACATGAGCTCCAAGGAGTGATGCTAGAGCAGAGGCAGCATGTCTCCCACTCCTCCTCTCCACATCTTTGTCCTCTACCCACCCCACCACAACTAAAGTCTCAGCTGGGTGCTGAGACACAATGGGACCCAGCCTCATAGGTCCTCCCAAAAAACCAGATTTAAATCTTACCTGTAGATATTGgcaatttaaaaccatttgtGAAAGTAATTCTCCTACACTCAGCAGCGGTCTTCAAATCATAACCTGAAAGCCTTGTATGTAAGGCATTGAACTTACCTGCTGGTACCACATCTGAGCTGTCTTGACCCCTGCTCCCCAGATGTTGGAAAATAACTCCAGCACAGGCACTCTCTCACTGATGTGATCCAGCTTGCGCAGGTGCCCACTCTCCAAGATCTCCAGGATCTTCTCTGCCATCCGCTTCCCAATCCCAGGGATTTTACAGGCTTCCTAGAAAGAAACCAGAGCTGCtactggaaaagcaaagacaagCTGAGGAGCTGCTACTGACTCACAGCCTGGTTAGTCAATTGATGAGTAAAGGGTAAGTGGCAGGACTAGTTCTGCCTGACAGCCTCCTCTCTAGCCCAAACTTACCTTGGTTGATCAATTCAAGTGGAAAAGGACAAGCCTGCAGAGTGGGACTGAAACATGAACACACTGAACTGCAGGACTGCCACAGTCCATAAAACTCCAGTTAGTTTTATGTGTTATCTCTACTGGTGGCCAGTTGCTGTTGATGAAGAGGAAGGTGAAAATGTCCCTGCACTGTGTCCAAGGAAGGCATTTATCTTGTGAGTGTTCAGATCTGGCCCTAAAATGCTCAGAttccatttttctgctgttctgaaaaCACTGTGTGTGGTCAGTAAATCCCAACCAGCACTTGCTATACAACTTCCATCGAAGGTCTATCTCCCTGCTCCACCCCCCTGGGGAGGTGTTTTACCTGGTAGGAGGTGACTGGTTTGTGGTAGCTCTTGAGCGCGTTGATTGCTTTGGAGTAGCCCAGAGCTCTCCACTTGTCTCCCTGGACAGAGTAAGCCTTTGCCAGCActtccagcttctctgtgaTGCATTGGTTGTGATTTTCCTTCTTGGTGTTGGAAGACTGGGCACAAACCCACTTGCTGGGAGGCTGGGCCACTGTGTAAGAGCTGTCACTGATCTCCTCTGATGATTTCACAGGGTAGAGGCCAGAAATCAA containing:
- the POLL gene encoding DNA polymerase lambda isoform X1; the encoded protein is MEPRGIVKAFPKRKKVRDDSGKSIPPKILKEEGTEIPEAEWLKPVIAYVLQAGIGQARAEIFHRQIVQNGGVVHSQLSLEVTHVIVAEDMDCDRAFRLLKLTKLRPGLQLVKASWLSACIRDQKLLSTAGYGVFMPPRYLEEGEFQKEQQQILDRVKIQPPAETGAVKPNTESQVEHSSQQGLGTLGQQQLAEKYSDDEDSEGEDAGVTQGDLEALISGLYPVKSSEEISDSSYTVAQPPSKWVCAQSSNTKKENHNQCITEKLEVLAKAYSVQGDKWRALGYSKAINALKSYHKPVTSYQEACKIPGIGKRMAEKILEILESGHLRKLDHISERVPVLELFSNIWGAGVKTAQMWYQQGFRTLDDIRTKATLTSQQAVGLKHYTDFLERMPREEAAEIEQTVRQAALALKPGLVCVACGSYRRGKATCGDVDVLVTHPDGQSHRGVFNKLLDSLHRSGFLTDDLVSQEDNGDQKKYLGVCRLPGPAQRHRRLDIIVVPYQEFACALLYFTGSAHFNRSMRALAKTKGMSLSEHALSSAVVRGPGGAKVSSGHTLPTPTERDVFIQLGLPYREPSERDW
- the POLL gene encoding DNA polymerase lambda isoform X2; translation: MEPRGIVKAFPKRKKVRDDSGKSIPPKILKEEGTEIPEEWLKPVIAYVLQAGIGQARAEIFHRQIVQNGGVVHSQLSLEVTHVIVAEDMDCDRAFRLLKLTKLRPGLQLVKASWLSACIRDQKLLSTAGYGVFMPPRYLEEGEFQKEQQQILDRVKIQPPAETGAVKPNTESQVEHSSQQGLGTLGQQQLAEKYSDDEDSEGEDAGVTQGDLEALISGLYPVKSSEEISDSSYTVAQPPSKWVCAQSSNTKKENHNQCITEKLEVLAKAYSVQGDKWRALGYSKAINALKSYHKPVTSYQEACKIPGIGKRMAEKILEILESGHLRKLDHISERVPVLELFSNIWGAGVKTAQMWYQQGFRTLDDIRTKATLTSQQAVGLKHYTDFLERMPREEAAEIEQTVRQAALALKPGLVCVACGSYRRGKATCGDVDVLVTHPDGQSHRGVFNKLLDSLHRSGFLTDDLVSQEDNGDQKKYLGVCRLPGPAQRHRRLDIIVVPYQEFACALLYFTGSAHFNRSMRALAKTKGMSLSEHALSSAVVRGPGGAKVSSGHTLPTPTERDVFIQLGLPYREPSERDW